The Longimicrobiales bacterium DNA segment GCTGGAGCGACTGGACGACTGTCGCGATCCGGCGGCGTTCGCGGGCTGGCTTCGGCGGATCGTGCGAAACCGGGCGCGTTCGGTCGGACGACGCGAGCGGATCCGGGACACGGAATCGCTGGAGAGCGCGGGCAGCGCGGCATCGCCGCGCGACCCCGGCCGCGACCTGGACCGATCGGAGACGCGGCGACGCCTCGAGTCGGCGCTGGCCACATTGACCGAAGTGCAGAGGCGGGTTGTGCTGATGCACGATCTGGAGGGATATCGCCACCGGGAGATTGCGGTGGAGCTGGACATACCGGAGGGAACGGTGCGCTCGCATCTGTTCTTTGCACGACGCGCACTCCGCGAGCAGCTCGGAGACGCGGGACACAGGGAGCCACACGATGGATGAACGACTGGATCTGACGGCACTGGAACCGGATTCCGCGGAGCGCGAGCTGCTCGTTGCGGCCGTGATGATGCGGGCGGGAGCGGAGCTTTCGCGGCGCGCCGCAGAGGACGTCAGTCCGATCGCGGTGCTGGCGGACTGGATGCGTCCGGCGCTCGCCGCGGCGGCCGTGATCGCCGTGGTTTGCGCGTCCGTGCTGACGCAGCGAGAGCTGGCGCACGTGGAGCCCGGCCGAGGCCTGACGGACGCGCTGGCGGTTCCGGCGCCGGTCAACGAATGGCTCATCAGCGATCGTTCGCCGACGGCGGCGGATCTGCTGATAGCAATGGACAGGGGGTCTGACTGATGGTAACAGCGAAGCGCGCGCGCCTGATGGGGCTCGTGGTTCTGGTGGTGATGTTTGCAATCGGGGCACTGACGGGTGCGGCGACGATGCGGGTGGCGACGGGCGAGGATACGGATCCGCGCGCGCGGTCGGAATCGCAGCGGCCCGGCCTCTTCGAGACACTGCAGCTGACGGAGGAGCAGCAGACGCAGGTCGACGAGATCATGGAGCGTCGTCGTGCGGAGGTGGATGCGTTCTGGAAGGAGAACGGACCGCAGCTGCGCGCGATCATGGATTCGGCTCGCGCCGAGATCCGGGCAGTGCTTACACCGGAGCAGCAGGCGCTCGAGGAACAGTTCCGCGCAGAGCGTCGCAGGCATTACGAGAGGCATTGACCATTGCAGAGGATGACACTGATGTCGCGACCCATCGGAAACCCTGTCGTGCGACGCAGCGCGGCCGCGTTTCTCTCGATCCTGACTCTCGCTGCCGCTGACGCTGCGGCGCAGACGCCGGAGACGGTCACGCTCACACTGGACGAGACGGTGCGCCGCACGCTCCTCAACAGTCCGCAGGTCGTACAGGCGCAGGGCGCGGTGCAGACGGCGGGCGCATCGGAGCTCACGGCCGTCGGTGCGTTTCTGCCGAACCTCAGCGTCAGCAGTGGTGCCGCGCTGTCGAGCACGCAGCGATTCGACCCGAACACGAATACGAACGTGACCGGCTCGAGCGACAGCTACAATGCCGGCATCAGCAGTTCCGTCGATCTGTTCACCGGCGGCCGGCGCGGGGCCCAGCTGACGCAGGCGCGTGCGGAGACGCGCGCATCCGAAGCGTCGCTGGTGCAGCAGCGCTACACGGTGACGCGCAACGCGAAAGCGGCCTGGTTCGACGTCGCGCGCGCGAGTGACCTGATACGCTCCGCGGAAGCGCGGCTGCAGCGTGCCGATGAGGGTCTGGGAGCGGCTCAGCTGCGCTCGCAGGCGGGCTCTGCCACGCGCTCCGATGTGCTGCGCGCCGAGCTCGAGCGCGCCAATGCGCGCCAGGGGCTGCTGCAGGCGAACAACCAGAAGCGGGCGGCGATGTATGCGCTCGGCCGCCTCGTGGCTATTGACGGCCCGGTCGACGTGGCGGGTGAGCAGCCGCTGACGGCGGAGGAGCTCGCCCTCTCACCGGACCAGCTGCTGGAGCTCGCGCTTGCGCAGGCGCCCGCGGTCGTAGCGGCCGAAGCGAACGAGAATGCCGCGCGTGCGGGCATACGTGTTTCGCGCGCGCAGTACATGCCGAGCCTGAACGGTTCCGGCAGCTACAACTGGAACAACGATGCCCCGTCGTTCGCGGACCTGCGCAGCAGCTGGTCGCTTCGGATGGGTCTGTCGTTCCCCGTATTCAACAGGTTCGCGCGCGAGGAGTCGGTCGAACGCTCGCAGGTGCAGGCGACGGTCGCGCGTTACCAGCTCGACGATGCACGCCGCGCCACGCGGGCCAGCCTGGAAGCGCTGCTCGGCACGCTCGAGACGTCGCGTCAGGCGATCCTGATCGCGCAGGAAGCGCTCGCACTCGCGGAAGAGGATCTGCGCGTGCAGCAGGAGCGGTACCGGCTCGGCGTATCGACGATCCTGGAGCAGGTGACGTCGCAGGAGAACCTGGTGGCTGCCGAGATCAGCCTGATCTCGGCACAGTACGACTATCAGCTCGCACTGGCCGACCTGGAGGCACTGATCGGCCGGGAGCTGTAGACCGGTTCACACGCACGCGGCGAGAGCCGTTGGAGCAGGGCAGACGACGTTGAGAAACCGGGCGGTCGGCGATCTGGGCCGACGCCTGACATTCGGAAATGACGTGGAGGAAGTGCAATGAAGAAATGGATGAAGCCGGCTATCGCACTGGCGCTCGTGCTCGTGGCAGTGAGCGCATTCATGGTGCGCGGCCGTGAGATGCCGGAGACCGAAGATTCGGCGCTGGAGTTTGCGGCGGCCGAGCTGCGGTCACTGGAGGTGACGGCGGAGGCGGCCGGCCTCATCGAGCCGATCCGTCTCGTGGAAGTGAAGTCGAAGGCTTCGGGCGAGATCACGGCCCTGCACGTGGAGACGGGAGACGCCGTGAAGCGCGGCGACCTGCTGGGTCAGGTGGATCCGCGCGATGTCCGTAACACGTTCGCGCAGGCCGAAGCCGACCTGGCCGTTGCGGAGGCGCGGATGGCGACCGCGCGGGCGCAGAAGGAGCGCTCCGAGGAGCTGCGCAAGGCGAACGTCATCACCGAGCAGGAATACGAGTCGGCAACGTTCGAGGAGGCCAACGCCCGTGCGCAGCTGGTCAAGGCGCGTGTGAACCTGGATCTCGCACGCGAGCGTCTGAATGACGTCACGATCCGTGCGCCCACGGACGGCATCATCATCAGCAAGACCGTCGAGGTCGGCACGATCATTCAGTCGGCCAGCCAGAACATCTCCGGCGGCTCGATCATCTTCACGATGGCCGACCTTTCCGAGATGCAGGTGCGCACGCTCGTCGATGAGACGGACCTCGGCAAGATCCAGCCGGGACAGCAGTCGCGCGTGTCCGTCGAGGCCTTCCCGGGGCGCACGTTCCTCGGTACGGTCCTGAAGATCGAGCCGCAGGCGATCGTCGAGCAGAACGTGACGATGTTCCCGGTGCTCGTGCACCTGCAGAACGGTGATGGTGCACTGAAGCCAGGCATGAATGCGGAAGTGGTGATCGAGGTCGCCCGTCGCGAGAACGTGACGACCATCCCGAATGCTGCCGTCGTCGCCATGCGCGATGCCGCTGCGGCGGCGACGATGCTCGGTCTGGATGAGGAGCAGGTCCGTGGCGCGCTGCGCGGCGGCCAGGCAGGTCGCGCACCCGGGGACGAGAACGGTGCCGCTCCGGCTGGTGGTGAGGGCCGCGCTGGTGCCCGGCCCGCGGGCGAGCGTCAGGCTGGCGCTGTCCAGCCAGCCGCAGAGAGGCAGGGCGCAGGCGCGGAGCGCGGCGGAGCCGCACCGGCAGGCATGGCGCAGCGGCCGGGTGGCGCAACGGAAGGCGGCATGCCGCGACAGGGTCAGGGGATGCGCAGCCGCGCCGGTATCGGCAACGGCGATACACGCACGGGCGTCGTTTTCGTTCGGAAAGGCGAGACGGTCGAGCCACGCATGACGGTGCTCGGACTGAACGACTGGGACCACACGGAAGTGATCCGCGGTCTCGAGCCGGGCGAAGAGGTGGTGCTGATCTCGGTCGCACGGCTTCAGCAGCAGCAGCAGGACATGCTGAACCGGATGCGCGAGCGCACCTCCGGACCCTTCCCGGGAGCCGGCGGCGGCCCGGGCGGCCGGCGCTAGGGGGACCTCGTTCATGCTGCTAGGCGAGATCATTCACGTCGCACTGGGCGCCATCGCCGCGAACAAGATGCGCTCGTTCCTGACGATGCTCGGAATCATCATCGGCATCGCCGCGGTGATCACGATGGTGTCGCTCGGCGAGGGCGCTCAGAGGGATGTCCAGGCACGGCTCCAGTCGATGGGCACCAACGTGCTGACCGTGCGGCCGGGCCAGAACATGTTCGGCGGTATCGATCGCGGCGACGCACGTCTGACGGCGAAGGATGCCGAGGCTCTGCTGGCCGAGCCGCGCGCCATTCGCGCCGTCGCTCCCGAGATGGAGCGGCGCCAGCAGGTCGTGTTCGGTGCAGCCAACGCGAACCTGTCGATCATGGGCTCGTGGCCGAGCTACTTCGACATCAACAATCACACGATCGAGTACGGCCGTCTGTTCACCGAGGGTGAGGAGCGCGGCCGGCGCACGCTGGCCGTGCTCGGCGCCAGAGTCGGTGAGCGGCTCGGCAATCCGGTGACGTCCGCGCTGATCGGGCAGCGCATCAGCATCCGCGGCATCCCGTTCGAGGTGATCGGCGTACTGGCGGAAAAGGGCTCGCAGGGTTTCAACAACCCGGACGAGAACATCTATATTCCGCTTGCGACTGCGCAGTTCCGTGTGTTCGGCACGGAGTGGGTGCGCGCGATGTCCGTGCAGGTAGTGGATGAGAAGCGGATGGACGCAGCGCTCGCGGAGATCGACCAGGTGCTGCGGCGCGAGCATCGCATCCGTCCAGGCGAGCAGAGCGACTTCAACGTGCGGGACCAGACCAGTCTGCTCAGCACGTTCCAGGAGACGACCCAGACGTTCACGTTCCTGCTGGCAGGCATTGCATCGATTTCGCTGCTGGTCGGCGGGATCGGCATCATGAACATCATGCTCGTTTCGGTGACCGAGCGCACGCGCGAGAT contains these protein-coding regions:
- a CDS encoding sigma-70 family RNA polymerase sigma factor, yielding LERLDDCRDPAAFAGWLRRIVRNRARSVGRRERIRDTESLESAGSAASPRDPGRDLDRSETRRRLESALATLTEVQRRVVLMHDLEGYRHREIAVELDIPEGTVRSHLFFARRALREQLGDAGHREPHDG
- a CDS encoding TolC family protein → MSRPIGNPVVRRSAAAFLSILTLAAADAAAQTPETVTLTLDETVRRTLLNSPQVVQAQGAVQTAGASELTAVGAFLPNLSVSSGAALSSTQRFDPNTNTNVTGSSDSYNAGISSSVDLFTGGRRGAQLTQARAETRASEASLVQQRYTVTRNAKAAWFDVARASDLIRSAEARLQRADEGLGAAQLRSQAGSATRSDVLRAELERANARQGLLQANNQKRAAMYALGRLVAIDGPVDVAGEQPLTAEELALSPDQLLELALAQAPAVVAAEANENAARAGIRVSRAQYMPSLNGSGSYNWNNDAPSFADLRSSWSLRMGLSFPVFNRFAREESVERSQVQATVARYQLDDARRATRASLEALLGTLETSRQAILIAQEALALAEEDLRVQQERYRLGVSTILEQVTSQENLVAAEISLISAQYDYQLALADLEALIGREL
- a CDS encoding efflux RND transporter periplasmic adaptor subunit — encoded protein: MKKWMKPAIALALVLVAVSAFMVRGREMPETEDSALEFAAAELRSLEVTAEAAGLIEPIRLVEVKSKASGEITALHVETGDAVKRGDLLGQVDPRDVRNTFAQAEADLAVAEARMATARAQKERSEELRKANVITEQEYESATFEEANARAQLVKARVNLDLARERLNDVTIRAPTDGIIISKTVEVGTIIQSASQNISGGSIIFTMADLSEMQVRTLVDETDLGKIQPGQQSRVSVEAFPGRTFLGTVLKIEPQAIVEQNVTMFPVLVHLQNGDGALKPGMNAEVVIEVARRENVTTIPNAAVVAMRDAAAAATMLGLDEEQVRGALRGGQAGRAPGDENGAAPAGGEGRAGARPAGERQAGAVQPAAERQGAGAERGGAAPAGMAQRPGGATEGGMPRQGQGMRSRAGIGNGDTRTGVVFVRKGETVEPRMTVLGLNDWDHTEVIRGLEPGEEVVLISVARLQQQQQDMLNRMRERTSGPFPGAGGGPGGRR
- a CDS encoding ABC transporter permease; its protein translation is MLLGEIIHVALGAIAANKMRSFLTMLGIIIGIAAVITMVSLGEGAQRDVQARLQSMGTNVLTVRPGQNMFGGIDRGDARLTAKDAEALLAEPRAIRAVAPEMERRQQVVFGAANANLSIMGSWPSYFDINNHTIEYGRLFTEGEERGRRTLAVLGARVGERLGNPVTSALIGQRISIRGIPFEVIGVLAEKGSQGFNNPDENIYIPLATAQFRVFGTEWVRAMSVQVVDEKRMDAALAEIDQVLRREHRIRPGEQSDFNVRDQTSLLSTFQETTQTFTFLLAGIASISLLVGGIGIMNIMLVSVTERTREIGIRKALGAKRRDILMQFLLESLALCVAGGALGCAVGIGGALLVQNMGGFNIAISPQAVGLAFGFSAAVGIFFGMWPARRAALLDPIVSLRYE